The DNA sequence AACCCGCTCGAGGTCCTCGCGCCGGAGAAGTGCCCCGCGTCGCTCGTGAGCGTCGAGCAGAAGCTCGACCTCCTCGCCGGCACCGGGGTCGACGCGACCCTCGTCGTGCGCTTCGACCGCGCGCTCGCCGGTCTCGACCCCGAGACGTTCGTGCACCGGATCCTGGTCGACCGCCTCCACGCTGCGGCGGTCCTGGTCGGAAGCGACTTCCGGTTCGGCGCGCGCGGTGCCGGAGACGTGGCCCTCCTCCGCGAGCTCGGAGAGCGGTACGGCTTCGTCGTCGAGCTCATCGACGACGTGAGGCCCGAGCACGGGCGGCGCGTGTCCTCCACCTGGATCCGGGAGCTGCTGGCCGAGGGCGACGTGGGGCACGCCGCCGAGCTTCTCGGAGCCGACCCGACCCTCCGCGGCGTGGTCGTCCACGGCGCGGCGCGCGGGCGCGAGCTCGGGTATCCCACGGCGAACCTCTCGCCGCAGTCCGAGGGCCTCATCCCCGCCGACGGCGTGTACGCCGGCTGGCTCACCGACGGGGGAGTCCGGTACCCGGCGGCCATCTCGGTCGGCAACAATCCGACGTTCGAGGGTGTCCCGCAGAAGCAGGTGGAGGCGTACGTCCTCGACCGCGAACTCGACCTGTACGACCACGTCGTCGAGGTGTCGTTCGTCCAGCGCATCCGCGGCATGGTCGCGTACCGCGGCGTCGAGCCGCTCATCGCCCAGATCGCCGATGACGTCGAGCGCGCGCGGGGGATCCTCGAGCCGGCGCTCGACGGCGTCGCGGGCGAGCGCGACTGATGGCGCAGGCAGCGAGAGCGCAGGTCTCCCGCGAGACGGGTTCCGGCGCCCGGCCGCTCTGGGCGGGCCGGGCGCTCGCTCTCCTCGGGATCCTCCTCGTCGCCGCCAACCTGCGCACCGCGGTCGCCGCGCTCTCGCCGATCTTCGCCGAGATCCGGCTCGAGTTCGACGTCTCGAGCATCGGCGTCGGCCTCCTCGGCATGCTGCCGCCGGTGTGCTTCGCCGTGTTCGGGCTGCTGACGCCGCTCCTCACCCGGAGGCTCAGCCTCGAGGCCGTCATCGTCGGCGCGCTCGGCGTCATCCTCGCCGGTCACCTGATCCGCGCATCCGCCGGTTCGTTCGCGGTCCTCGCCGTGGGGTCGGCGATCACGTTCGCCGGCATGGGCGTGGGCAACGTCCTGCTCCCGCCGCTGGTGAAGCGCTACTTCCCGGACCGGATCGGTCTGATGACCTCCCTGTACGCCACGATCATGTCGGTCAGCACGCTGCTCCCGCCGCTCGTCGCGGTCCCCGTCGCCGACGCGACGAGCTGGCATGTCTCGGTGGGCATGTGGTCGGTGGTGAGCCTCCTCGCGATCGTCCCGTGGCTGCCCCTCCTCGGGCGCCGCCGCCCGGTCGGGGCCGATGCGGAGCGAGCGGAGGGGGCACCCGCGACGATGACGCGCCTCATCTGGCGGTCGCCCCTCGCCTGGGCCCTCATGGTCGCCTTCGCGGTCTCCAGCCTGAACGCGTACGCGATGTTCGCGTGGCTGCCGCAGCTTCTCGCCGATGTCGCCGGAACCCCGCCCGCCGAAGCGGGTGCGCTCCTGTCGGTGTATGCCGGCATGGGCATCCCGGCGGGCCTGCTCGTCCCGCTCCTGGCAGCGCGGATGCGCAATGTGGCCCTCCTGGTCTACGCCGGGGTGGCCTGCTTCGTGATCGGGTACGCCGGGCTCATCCTCGTTCCGTCAACGGCGACGATCGTCTGGGTCGTGTTCGCGGGACTGGGCCCGCTGCTCTTCCCGCTCTGCCTGGTGCTGATCAACCAGCGGACCCGCACCCATGCCGGCTCGGTGGCGCTGAGCGGGTTCACGCAGGGGCTCGGCTACGTGCTCGGAGCGTGCGGGCCGCTCGCGGTGGGCGTCATCCACCAGTCGACCGGCTCCTGGACCGTCGCGCTGCTCGTGCTGACCACGACGGCCCTCGCCGCGGCCGTGGCCGGTGCGGTGATCGCCCGACCGCGCTTCCTGGAGGACGACCTCGGTCACTGACCGAGTGCCTCCCGGCTGCTCGTCAGGGCAGGAGGTGCGACCGATGGATGAGCGCGCCGGCGCCGATCAGCGGCCCCTCCGAGGAGAGGGCGGACGGGGTGATCCGCACCTTCTTGACGAACGGGAAGTAGTGGTGCTCGATGACCGCGCGGATGTGGTCGAAGAGGTCGGGCGTCGAGTGCGAGAAACCCCCGCCGATGGCGACGAGCTCGAGGTCGAGCAGGGCGGTCGCGGACGCGATCGCCCGGCCGACGGCCTCGCCGGTGCGGGCGATGGCCTGCCGCGCGACGAGATCTCCCGCCGCGTACGCTGCGGCCAGGTCCTCGCCCGTCGTTCCCGTGAAGCCCTGGCGGCGGGCCCAGGCGACCGTGTGCGGACCGGAGGCGATCGCCTCCAGCGCGGACGGGTTGCCGAACGTGCCCTCGCCGGTGATGTCGCCCACCTCGACGTGGCCGATGTGGCCGGCGTTGCCGGTGGGTCCGGTGATCACCCGTCCGTCGACGATCAGGCCGCCGCCGATGCCGGTCGAGATCACCATGCCCATGACGTTGTCGACGCCCTGGGCGGCGCCCACCCAGTGCTCAGCCATGGTGATGGCCACGCCGTCCATCTCGAGCGTGACGGGGACGTCCAGGCCGTGGTCGCGGGCCACCGATCCGATGTAGTCGCGGAGCGGGTAGTCGCGCCAGTCGGGCACGTTGAGCGGAGAGACGAGGCCGCGCTTGCGATCGATCGGGCCCGCGCAGCCGATGCCGACCCCGACGATCACGGCGTCGGGCGGGAGCGCGGCGACCGCGTCGCGGACGACCCCGCTGACCGAGGACTCCAGGTCGGCGACCGTCGCGGTGCGCCCGGTGGGGCGCCGGTGGCGCGAGCCGGCGATCAGGCGGCCGTCGGCATCGACGAGAGCGGCTTCGACCTTGGTGCCGCCGAAGTCGACGGCGAGCGCGAGGGGTGTGGACACGGGGTCCAGGGTAGACGAAACACGGACTGCTCATTTGAGCACTGACCGCACAAGTGTTGTTCCGGTTCCTCGCGCTTCCTAAGCTGGAGGGGTGGCCCTGAACGATTCGGACGAGATCCTCGCCGTCAAAGCCGCAGAGCTCTACTACGAGGCCGGCAAGACCCAGGACGAGATCGGCGTCGCGCTCAACGTCTCCCGCTGGAAGGTCGGCCGGCTCCTCGTCGCCGCCCGCGAGCACGGATTCGTGCGCATCGAGATCGTCCACCCGAGCGCGCGCCGCTTCTCGCTGGAGCGGGAGCTCTGCGGGTTCTACGGACTCACGGACGCCGTCGTGGTGCCGGGCGCCGAGAGCGAGGCCGACGTCCAGGCGCGCGTGGCGCAGGCGGCGGCCGACTACCTCACCACACTCCGACCCGTCCCGCGCACGCTCGGCGTCAGCTGGGGGCGCACGCTCCACGCGGTGGCAGCGCGGCTGCGCGCCGGCTGGGCGGTCGGCGTCAACCCGGTCCAGATCAACGGGAGCGTCTCGTCGACCCGCCAGGCCACCGCCGCGGCCGACACCGCCGTGGTGATCGCCCGCAAGGCGCAGGGCACGGCCACGCTCCTCCCGAGCCCCGCCATCTTCGAGCACGCGGCGACGCGGCGGGCCATCGAGGCCGACCGGTCCGTCCAGTCGGTGCTCGAGCTCGCCCGCAATGCGAGCGCCTACCTGTTCAGCGCGGGCGTCGTCGACGTCAGCTCCGTCCACGTCGACTCCGGGTATCTCTCGGCCGACGACGTCCGCGCGCTCGCCGCCAAGGGGGCGGTCGGCGACGTGGTCGGCCGCTTCATCACCGACGCGGGCGAGGTCGCCGACCCGGAGCTCGACGCCCGCACCCTGGGCCTGAGCCTCGACGAGCTCCGCCGCGCCCGCACCTCCATCGCCGTGATCGCGGGGGAGGCGAAGCACGGGGTCGCGCACGCCGTGGTCGCGAGCGGGCTGTGCACCATCCTCATCACCGACGAGGGCACCGCGAACGCGCTGCTCGGGCGCTCCGGCCCGGCCTCGCCGCAGACCACCGACCGCTATGTGAAAGAAGGACAGGCGTGACCATCGAGACCACACCGCCCGTGCGGACGCTCGCGCCCGCCGCGCGCGCCGTCGAGGTGATCGGCGGCGACCTGACCGAGGCCTCGCTCCGGCGCTACCTCGGCGGCATCCCCGGCGTCGACGCCGTCGGGCTCGAGCAGCGGGCCGCCGGGCTCGGCACCCGCTCGATCAAGACCACCAGCAAGGCCTGGGCGCTCGACAAGGCGATCGAGCTCATCGACCTGACCACGCTCGAGGGGTCGGACACCCCGGGCAAGGTGCGCTCGCTCGTCGGCAAGGCCCTCACCCCCGACCCGAGCGACCCGACCACGCCCCGCCCGGCGGCCGTCTGCGTGTACGGCGACATGGTGCCGTACGCGGTGGAGGCGCTGGGCGCCGCGCACCAGGGTGCACAGCCCGGGCGGGAGGGCGGCATCGCGGTCGCGGCAGTGGCCACCGCCTTCCCGAGCGGCCGCGCCTCCCTCGCCGTGAAGCTCGCCGATACGGCCGACGCCGTGGCTGCGGGTGCGGACGAGATCGACATGGTCATCGACCGCGGGGCCTTCCTGTCGGGGCGCTTCGGGCTGGTCTTCGACGAGATCGTCGCCGTCAAGGAGGCGTGCCGCCGCGACGACGGCAGTTACGCGCACCTCAAGGTGATCCTCGAGACCGGCGAGCTCAACACGTACGACAATGTGCGCCGCGCCTCCTGGCTCAGCATCCTGGCGGGTGCGGACTTCATCAAGACCTCCACCGGCAAGGTGTCGCCCGCGGCCACGCTGCCGACGACCCTCCTCATGCTCGAGGTGGTGCGCGACTGGAACCGGCTGACCGGCGAGGAGATCGGTGTGAAGCCCGCGGGCGGCATCCGCTCCTCGAAGGACGCCATCAAGTACCTGGTGACCGTGGCCGAGACGGTCGGGGAGCACTGGCTGCAGCCGCACCTGTTCCGCTTCGGCGCCTCCAGCCTCCTGAACGACGTGCTGCTCCAGCGGCAGAAGCTGCGCACCGGTCACTACTCCGGCGCCGACTACGTCACGATCGACTGAAAGCAGACCCAGACATGAGCTTCCTCGAGTATGCCCCGGCTCCCGAGTCGCGGGCGATCCTGAACCTCCGCGACGAGTACGGCCTGTTCATCGACGGCGAGTTCGTCGCCGGGCACGGCACGCCCTTCCAGACGGTCTCGCCCGCGAGCGAGGAGCGGATCGCAACCATCGCGACGGCCGATTCCGCGGACATCGGCACCGCCGTCGCCGCCGCACGCCGCGCATACGACCGCGTGTGGTCGCGGATGAGCGGCACCGACCGCGGCAAGTACCTCTTCCGCATCGCCCGGCTCGTGCAGGAGCGGGCTCGCGAGCTGGCCGTCGCCGAGAGCCTCGACAACGGCAAGCCGATCAAGGAGAGCAGGGACGTCGACGTTCCGCTCGTGGCCGCCTGGTTCTTCTACTACGCCGGGTGGGCCGACAAGCTGGAGCACGCCGGTCTCGGGCCGGCCCCCCGGGCGCTCGGCGTCGCGGCGCAGGTGATCCCCTGGAACTTCCCGCTGCTCATGCTCGCCTGGAAGATCGCCCCGGCGCTCGCGGCGGGCAACACCGTCGTGCTCAAGCCGGCCGAGACCACGCCGCTGACCGCGCTGCTGTTCGCCGAGATCGTGCAGCAGGCCGACCTGCCGCCCGGAGTGGTCAACATCGTCACGGGTGCCGGCGAGACCGGGCGCGACCTGGTCGCCCACCCGGGCGTCGACAAGGTCGCCTTCACCGGGTCGACGGCGGTCGGCCGCGAGATCGCCCGCTCGGTCGCGGGAACCTCGAAGAAGCTCACGCTCGAGCTCGGCGGCAAGGCCGCGAACATCGTGTTCGACGACGCGCCGATCGACCAGGCGGTCGAGGGCATCGTGAACGGGATCTTCTTCAACCAGGGCCACGTCTGCTGCGCGGGAAGCCGCCTGCTCGTCCAGGAGTCGATCCACGACGAGGTCGTCGATCGGCTGAAGCGCCGCCTGTCGACGCTCCGGCTCGGCGACCCGCTCGACAAGAACACCGACATCGGCGCGATCAACAGCGCCGAGCAACTGCAGCGCATCCGCGAGCTCTCCGACATCGGCGAGGCGGAGGGCGCCGAGCGCTGGACGGCCGACTGCGCCATCCCGGAGAACGGCTTCTGGTTCGCGCCGACCATCTTCACGAACGTGTCGACGAGCCACCGCATCGCCCGCGAGGAGATCTTCGGACCGGTGCTCTCCGTGCTGACGTTCCGAACCCCGGCCGAGGCGATCGCGAAGGCGAACAACACCCCGTACGGGCTCTCGGCCGGCATCTGGTCGGACAAGGGCAGCCGGATCCTCGCTGTTGCGGACAAGCTCAGAGCCGGAGTGGTGTGGGCCAACACCTTCAACCGCTTCGACCCGGCGAGCCCGTTCGGCGGGTACAAGGAGTCCGGCTACGGCCGCGAGGGCGGCCGCCACGGGCTGGCTGCCTACCTGGTGCCCGGTCGCTCCACCGCCGCGGCGTCGCCCGCCGCGGCTTCCTCCGCCCCCGCCCGCACCTCCACCCGCAAGGGAGTGAAGAAATGAGCCGCCTGGCCGTGCCGAAGACCTACAAGCTCTACATCGGCGGGAAGTTCCCGCGCAGCGAGTCGGGGCGCACCTACGAGGTGCTCTCCGCGCGGGGCGCCTTCCTCGCGAACGCCTCGAAGGCCTCGCGAAAGGACGCCCGCGACGCCGTCGTGGCCGCTCGCGGAGCCCTCTCCGGCTGGGCGGGTGCGACGGCGTACAACCGCGGGCAGGTGCTGTACCGCATCGCCGAGCTGATGGAGGGGCGTCGCGCCCAGTTCATCGACGAGCTCCAGCAGGGGCAGGGCCTCTCCGCCACGGCCGCCGGTGCCCAGGTCGACGAGGCGATCGACCGCTGGGTCTGGTACGCGGGCTGGGCCGACAAGTTCGCCCAGGTCGCGGGGAACGCCAACCCGGTGGCCGGACCCTACTTCAACATCTCCGTGCCCGAGCCGACCGGCGTGGTCGCGATCGTGGCGCCGCAGGACTCCGGTCTGCTGGGCTTCGTGAGCTCGGTCGCCCCCGCGCTCGTCGCCGGGAACACCGTGGTCGTGGTCGCGAGCGAACGGTTCCCGCTGTCGGCGATCAGCCTCGGCGAGGTGCTCGCGACGAGCGACGTGCCCGGCGGCGTGGTCAACATCCTCACCGGGTCGCCGGCCGAGATCGCGCCGTGGCTCGCCTCGCACGCCGATGTGAACGCCCTGGACCTGGTCGGGGCCGGAGACCTCGACTGGGTGGAGCTGCAGATCGCCGCGGCCGACACGCTGAAGCGGGTCCTGCCCCCGGAGAACGGCCCCGACGCGGCAGCGCCCTCTCTCGACCGCATCGCGTTCTTCACCGAGACGAAGACGGTCTGGCACACCAAGTCGCTCATCTGACGCGCCGCCGCCGCCCGTGCCCCGCGGGTTCCTTCCGGTGCCGCCCGTTCTGGGGGAGTATGGGGGGATACGGAACAAGGAGGCTGCATGACGGACGAGTGGAGAGGGCCGGCAGCCGGGGGAGAAGCGGAGCTCGTGCTCGTCGGCGACAGCCTGACCCAGGCCGGTGACTGGCAGAGCTGGCTCCCCGGCGAGCGGGTGCGCAATCTCGGCGTGGCCGGGGACACCACCGACGACGTGATCGCCCGCCTGCCCGACGTCATCGAGGCCCGGCCGGCCACGTTGGGCCTGATGATCGGGACCAACGACCTCGCCTGGCGCCGGTCGGTCGAGCACGTCGTCCGGAACGTCGAGACGACGCTCGTGACGCTGCGCAAGGAGCTCCCCGAGACGCGCATCCTAGTGCAGTCGGTCCTGCCCCGAGGGCGCGAGTTCGCCGATCAGATCCGC is a window from the Leifsonia sp. AG29 genome containing:
- a CDS encoding bifunctional riboflavin kinase/FAD synthetase, producing MKTFRSLDEVPDGWGPSAVTIGKFDGVHTGHRAVIGRLREVAASRGLVSTVITFDRNPLEVLAPEKCPASLVSVEQKLDLLAGTGVDATLVVRFDRALAGLDPETFVHRILVDRLHAAAVLVGSDFRFGARGAGDVALLRELGERYGFVVELIDDVRPEHGRRVSSTWIRELLAEGDVGHAAELLGADPTLRGVVVHGAARGRELGYPTANLSPQSEGLIPADGVYAGWLTDGGVRYPAAISVGNNPTFEGVPQKQVEAYVLDRELDLYDHVVEVSFVQRIRGMVAYRGVEPLIAQIADDVERARGILEPALDGVAGERD
- a CDS encoding MFS transporter; this translates as MAQAARAQVSRETGSGARPLWAGRALALLGILLVAANLRTAVAALSPIFAEIRLEFDVSSIGVGLLGMLPPVCFAVFGLLTPLLTRRLSLEAVIVGALGVILAGHLIRASAGSFAVLAVGSAITFAGMGVGNVLLPPLVKRYFPDRIGLMTSLYATIMSVSTLLPPLVAVPVADATSWHVSVGMWSVVSLLAIVPWLPLLGRRRPVGADAERAEGAPATMTRLIWRSPLAWALMVAFAVSSLNAYAMFAWLPQLLADVAGTPPAEAGALLSVYAGMGIPAGLLVPLLAARMRNVALLVYAGVACFVIGYAGLILVPSTATIVWVVFAGLGPLLFPLCLVLINQRTRTHAGSVALSGFTQGLGYVLGACGPLAVGVIHQSTGSWTVALLVLTTTALAAAVAGAVIARPRFLEDDLGH
- a CDS encoding ROK family protein, which produces MSTPLALAVDFGGTKVEAALVDADGRLIAGSRHRRPTGRTATVADLESSVSGVVRDAVAALPPDAVIVGVGIGCAGPIDRKRGLVSPLNVPDWRDYPLRDYIGSVARDHGLDVPVTLEMDGVAITMAEHWVGAAQGVDNVMGMVISTGIGGGLIVDGRVITGPTGNAGHIGHVEVGDITGEGTFGNPSALEAIASGPHTVAWARRQGFTGTTGEDLAAAYAAGDLVARQAIARTGEAVGRAIASATALLDLELVAIGGGFSHSTPDLFDHIRAVIEHHYFPFVKKVRITPSALSSEGPLIGAGALIHRSHLLP
- a CDS encoding sugar-binding transcriptional regulator, translating into MALNDSDEILAVKAAELYYEAGKTQDEIGVALNVSRWKVGRLLVAAREHGFVRIEIVHPSARRFSLERELCGFYGLTDAVVVPGAESEADVQARVAQAAADYLTTLRPVPRTLGVSWGRTLHAVAARLRAGWAVGVNPVQINGSVSSTRQATAAADTAVVIARKAQGTATLLPSPAIFEHAATRRAIEADRSVQSVLELARNASAYLFSAGVVDVSSVHVDSGYLSADDVRALAAKGAVGDVVGRFITDAGEVADPELDARTLGLSLDELRRARTSIAVIAGEAKHGVAHAVVASGLCTILITDEGTANALLGRSGPASPQTTDRYVKEGQA
- the deoC gene encoding deoxyribose-phosphate aldolase is translated as MTIETTPPVRTLAPAARAVEVIGGDLTEASLRRYLGGIPGVDAVGLEQRAAGLGTRSIKTTSKAWALDKAIELIDLTTLEGSDTPGKVRSLVGKALTPDPSDPTTPRPAAVCVYGDMVPYAVEALGAAHQGAQPGREGGIAVAAVATAFPSGRASLAVKLADTADAVAAGADEIDMVIDRGAFLSGRFGLVFDEIVAVKEACRRDDGSYAHLKVILETGELNTYDNVRRASWLSILAGADFIKTSTGKVSPAATLPTTLLMLEVVRDWNRLTGEEIGVKPAGGIRSSKDAIKYLVTVAETVGEHWLQPHLFRFGASSLLNDVLLQRQKLRTGHYSGADYVTID
- a CDS encoding aldehyde dehydrogenase family protein; the protein is MSFLEYAPAPESRAILNLRDEYGLFIDGEFVAGHGTPFQTVSPASEERIATIATADSADIGTAVAAARRAYDRVWSRMSGTDRGKYLFRIARLVQERARELAVAESLDNGKPIKESRDVDVPLVAAWFFYYAGWADKLEHAGLGPAPRALGVAAQVIPWNFPLLMLAWKIAPALAAGNTVVLKPAETTPLTALLFAEIVQQADLPPGVVNIVTGAGETGRDLVAHPGVDKVAFTGSTAVGREIARSVAGTSKKLTLELGGKAANIVFDDAPIDQAVEGIVNGIFFNQGHVCCAGSRLLVQESIHDEVVDRLKRRLSTLRLGDPLDKNTDIGAINSAEQLQRIRELSDIGEAEGAERWTADCAIPENGFWFAPTIFTNVSTSHRIAREEIFGPVLSVLTFRTPAEAIAKANNTPYGLSAGIWSDKGSRILAVADKLRAGVVWANTFNRFDPASPFGGYKESGYGREGGRHGLAAYLVPGRSTAAASPAAASSAPARTSTRKGVKK
- a CDS encoding aldehyde dehydrogenase family protein, giving the protein MSRLAVPKTYKLYIGGKFPRSESGRTYEVLSARGAFLANASKASRKDARDAVVAARGALSGWAGATAYNRGQVLYRIAELMEGRRAQFIDELQQGQGLSATAAGAQVDEAIDRWVWYAGWADKFAQVAGNANPVAGPYFNISVPEPTGVVAIVAPQDSGLLGFVSSVAPALVAGNTVVVVASERFPLSAISLGEVLATSDVPGGVVNILTGSPAEIAPWLASHADVNALDLVGAGDLDWVELQIAAADTLKRVLPPENGPDAAAPSLDRIAFFTETKTVWHTKSLI
- a CDS encoding SGNH/GDSL hydrolase family protein is translated as MTDEWRGPAAGGEAELVLVGDSLTQAGDWQSWLPGERVRNLGVAGDTTDDVIARLPDVIEARPATLGLMIGTNDLAWRRSVEHVVRNVETTLVTLRKELPETRILVQSVLPRGREFADQIRDINRHLWQFAPTVHAGWLDLWPAFALEDGELNPAYSEDRLHLNQEGYRVWAAELANGLERLRDLPLTSRAIQLPDLGGAA